The following nucleotide sequence is from bacterium.
CCTGCGGGGGCGCCATGCCAGCCCATGGTATACGGAAACGAGGTCTCAAAGAGATTGTCGTATTTGGCCAGCAGGATTTTAAGCAGGCCCGCAAGGCTGCTTCTCTCCTCTTCTGTCAACAGGTCCAATCGCGCCACAGGCCGTTTGGGCAGGACCAGGCATTCGTAGGGCCACACGGCCCAGAACGGGGTCAGCATCATCCAGCCTGCATTTTCCACGATCACCCGCACTCCGATACGCACTTCCTGCTGCATATAATCCATCAGTAACGGTGTGGCGTGGGTTTGATAGTATTTCGTCTGACTGATAGACTCGGCTCTAATTTCGTTAGGGATAAAATCACCTGCCCAGATCTGCCCGTGGGGGTGCGGATTGGAGCATCCCATCATTTGCCCTTTGTTCTCAAAGATCTGCACCCAGGCGTACTCCGCGATCAGTTCTTTCCATTGATGGCACCATTCCTCGATCACGCGAA
It contains:
- the galT gene encoding galactose-1-phosphate uridylyltransferase; this translates as PHYSGPFVFTNDFAALLPGTPAKAVDEGLIRYEGCRGTCRVICYTPQHDKTLALLPEREILRVIEEWCHQWKELIAEYAWVQIFENKGQMMGCSNPHPHGQIWAGDFIPNEIRAESISQTKYYQTHATPLLMDYMQQEVRIGVRVIVENAGWMMLTPFWAVWPYECLVLPKRPVARLDLLTEEERSSLAGLLKILLAKYDNLFETSFPYTMGWHGAPAGEENSRCWQVHAHFYTPLLRSASIKKFMVGYEMLAEPQRDLTAEQAAERLRALSCVHYLDR